A window from Aliamphritea hakodatensis encodes these proteins:
- a CDS encoding tripartite tricarboxylate transporter permease: MFENIADAFVLFLNWDNILAVFAGVLIGTVTGAIPGMTTPMGVALVLPFTFSLNPVTGILLLLGVYKGGLYGGSITAILIKAPGTPAAACTVLDGFPLSRKGEARKALDIALYASVFADFMSNLALILMAGFLASFALQFGPPEFFTLIIFALTIIAGVSGDRLAMGVISACLGLILATVGLDIVYGTERFVFNEYELMAGLNFIPVLIGLFALPEILNHFTKPVFQDLETNALKGAHATFADFKRCFKSIFRGSLFGVVLGAIPGIGGAPAAFLSYSEAKRTSPRSANFGKGEIEGVAAAEAGNNGVAGATMIPLLALGVPGDVITAVILGAFMIHGLTPGPIMFQNNIDMIYAIFIGIMLSSAYLFLIGKLSIKYISRISDVPNRVLYPVVLILCTYGAYAVNNNLFDVLVMLVMGLVGFTLLRLDIPTAPFLIAFVLGPLLEDNFRQSLLLSEGSIDIFVRSPICIVFWCLTAITLGMLIKSYFSKPKTMATAESGR, translated from the coding sequence ATGTTTGAAAATATAGCTGATGCATTTGTCCTGTTTCTGAACTGGGACAATATTCTTGCAGTATTTGCCGGGGTGCTGATCGGCACTGTGACCGGCGCTATTCCCGGCATGACGACGCCGATGGGTGTCGCACTGGTATTGCCATTTACCTTTTCACTGAACCCGGTCACCGGCATCCTGCTGTTACTGGGGGTCTATAAAGGCGGACTTTATGGCGGCTCTATTACAGCCATTCTGATCAAGGCACCCGGTACGCCGGCGGCAGCCTGTACCGTGCTGGACGGCTTTCCACTATCCCGTAAGGGTGAAGCCCGTAAAGCACTGGATATCGCACTCTATGCCTCTGTTTTTGCAGACTTTATGTCGAATCTGGCGCTGATTCTGATGGCCGGTTTTCTGGCGAGTTTTGCGTTGCAGTTCGGCCCGCCTGAATTCTTTACCCTGATCATTTTTGCCCTGACGATCATCGCCGGTGTTTCCGGTGACCGCCTGGCGATGGGGGTTATCTCGGCCTGTCTGGGGCTGATACTGGCCACCGTGGGCCTGGACATTGTTTACGGAACCGAGCGTTTCGTGTTTAACGAATATGAGCTGATGGCCGGGCTGAACTTTATTCCGGTGTTAATCGGTCTGTTTGCTTTACCGGAAATTCTCAATCATTTTACCAAGCCGGTATTCCAGGATCTGGAAACCAATGCCCTGAAAGGCGCACATGCTACCTTTGCTGATTTTAAGCGCTGCTTTAAATCGATTTTCCGCGGCAGTTTATTTGGCGTTGTACTTGGGGCGATTCCGGGGATAGGCGGTGCGCCGGCTGCTTTCCTTTCCTACAGTGAGGCCAAGCGTACGTCCCCCCGGTCTGCCAATTTCGGTAAAGGTGAAATTGAAGGGGTCGCGGCTGCTGAAGCCGGTAACAATGGTGTTGCCGGAGCCACGATGATTCCGTTGCTGGCACTGGGTGTTCCGGGGGATGTCATCACCGCGGTGATTCTGGGTGCATTTATGATCCACGGCCTGACGCCGGGGCCGATCATGTTCCAGAATAATATCGACATGATCTATGCGATCTTCATCGGCATTATGCTCAGCTCCGCCTATCTGTTCCTGATCGGTAAGCTGTCAATCAAATACATCAGCAGGATTTCCGATGTGCCTAACCGGGTGCTGTATCCGGTGGTGCTGATCCTCTGTACGTACGGTGCCTATGCGGTAAACAACAACCTGTTTGATGTACTGGTCATGCTGGTTATGGGGCTGGTGGGTTTTACGCTGTTGCGTCTGGATATACCGACCGCACCTTTCCTGATTGCTTTTGTGCTGGGGCCGTTGCTGGAAGATAACTTCCGTCAGTCGCTGTTGTTATCGGAAGGCAGTATCGACATTTTTGTACGCAGCCCGATCTGCATTGTGTTCTGGTGTCTGACGGCAATTACGCTGGGTATGCTGATTAAGAGCTATTTCAGTAAACCTAAAACAATGGCCACCGCTGAAAGCGGTCGCTGA
- a CDS encoding universal stress protein: MYNKICVAVDGSDTSFLAVKSAAKLASQLGAELLIVHVIRNMKVPRELKRFVKQNSLDQLRQEALEGAGKEIVEHATGIAKELGIEVCDKAIVQGDPAGAIVAAADSHECDLIVVGTRGLGQVEGMLIGSISRKITSIARVNVLVVK, encoded by the coding sequence ATGTATAACAAAATCTGCGTCGCGGTAGACGGTTCAGATACGTCGTTTCTGGCGGTTAAATCAGCGGCTAAGCTGGCTTCTCAACTCGGCGCTGAACTACTGATTGTGCACGTTATCCGCAACATGAAGGTGCCCCGCGAACTGAAGCGCTTTGTCAAACAAAACTCGCTGGATCAGCTCCGGCAGGAAGCGCTGGAAGGGGCGGGCAAGGAAATTGTAGAGCATGCTACCGGCATCGCGAAAGAACTGGGCATTGAGGTCTGCGATAAGGCAATTGTTCAGGGGGACCCTGCCGGTGCCATTGTTGCCGCTGCTGACAGCCACGAATGTGATCTGATCGTGGTGGGCACCCGGGGGCTTGGACAGGTGGAAGGTATGCTCATCGGCAGCATTTCACGCAAGATTACCTCGATTGCCCGGGTAAACGTCCTGGTCGTGAAGTAA
- a CDS encoding tripartite tricarboxylate transporter TctB family protein: protein MLTPRAWDLIIGSGVVALALLGLLAIIPSGVVLPGGVEIAALSPDFWPQIVMICLALAGAIVLFQGMFPAGNRNDEGEGESLSFGIASLKLVTAILSVFVYYFAITHLGIVISSCVVLLGLMLLGGERRLTILLPTAVILPVLLYYFFTYVANVPLPLGMFES, encoded by the coding sequence ATGCTGACTCCCAGAGCCTGGGATCTGATCATCGGCAGCGGCGTTGTCGCGCTGGCCCTGTTGGGGCTGCTGGCGATTATTCCTTCCGGCGTTGTGTTACCCGGCGGTGTTGAAATTGCCGCATTATCGCCGGATTTCTGGCCTCAGATCGTCATGATCTGTCTGGCGCTTGCCGGTGCAATCGTTTTGTTTCAGGGCATGTTCCCGGCGGGCAACCGTAATGATGAAGGTGAGGGTGAGTCACTGTCATTTGGCATTGCATCACTGAAACTGGTAACGGCAATTCTGTCGGTATTTGTGTATTACTTTGCAATCACCCATCTTGGCATTGTGATCTCGTCCTGTGTTGTTCTGCTGGGGCTGATGCTTCTGGGCGGTGAACGCCGGCTGACAATATTGCTGCCGACGGCGGTGATTCTGCCGGTGTTGCTGTATTACTTCTTTACCTACGTAGCCAACGTGCCGCTGCCCCTGGGTATGTTTGAGTCATAG